In one Epinephelus moara isolate mb chromosome 6, YSFRI_EMoa_1.0, whole genome shotgun sequence genomic region, the following are encoded:
- the tmem106ba gene encoding transmembrane protein 106Ba, which translates to MGKFHSQLANPKDESQDALTASGEYRDGEEDGKNGDVSQFPYVEFTGRDSVTCPTCQGTGRIPRGQENQLVALIPYSDQRLRPSRTKLYVTISVALCLLLSGLAVFFLFPRSIDVSYVGVKSAYVSYDLDKRIVYLNITSTLNITNNNYYTVSVTNITAQVQFSKTVIGKAKFNNSSVIIPLDERQIDYTVPTTIADEMSYMFDYCTLPTIKVHNIVVMMQVTVTTSYFGHAEQVSQEMYQYVDCGGNTTSLHGHVQVYQ; encoded by the exons ATGGGCAAGTTCCATTCTCAATTGGCCAACCCCAAAGACGAGAGTCAGGACGCGCTGACGGCCTCTGGAGAGTACAGAGACGGAGAGGAGGATGGAAAGAACGGAGATGTTTCACAGTTCCCCTACGTGGAGTTCACTGGGCGGGACAGCGTCACATGCCCGACATGTCAGGGCACTGGCAGAATACCACGCG GTCAAGAGAATCAGCTCGTGGCTCTGATTCCATACAGCGACCAAAGGCTGAGGCCGAGCAGGAC AAAGCTGTATGTCACGATATCAGTTGCACtttgcctgctgctgtctggcCTGGCTGTTTTCTTCCTATTCCCTCGCTCTATTGATGTCTCCTATGTGGGAGTGAAGTCCGCCTACGTCTCCTACGACCTGGACAAGAGAATCGTCTATCTCAACATTACA AGCACTCTGAACATCACCAATAACAACTACTACACTGTATCTGTGACCAACATCACAGCACAAGTGCAGTTCTCCAAGACGGTGATCGGCAAGGCCAAGTTCAACAACAGCTCAGTGATCATACCTCTGGATGAACGGCAG ATTGACTACACAGTTCCCACCACCATTGCTGATGAGATGAGTTACATGTT TGACTACTGCACCTTGCCGACCATTAAAGTTCACAACATAGTGGTCATGATGCA GGTGACGGTTACCACGTCGTACTTCGGCCACGCGGAGCAGGTCTCCCAGGAGATGTACCAGTATGTGGACTGTGGGGGGAACACCACCTCCTTGCATGGGCATGTGCAGGTCTACCAGTAA